Proteins from one Cicer arietinum cultivar CDC Frontier isolate Library 1 chromosome 3, Cicar.CDCFrontier_v2.0, whole genome shotgun sequence genomic window:
- the LOC105852946 gene encoding S-protein homolog 5-like gives MTNTSGGAIPIHPEFEGSTSNVIEKPTVTVFINNNLTDGLQLGVKCKDKTHDIGYKVIKFGEDYIFSLRPNFFLDLTLYFCSFTWINGFHYFDIYDQQRDQNNCVHECHWKINANGPCKIKKDSIQCFPWKSLKYSEEKKSLNV, from the exons ATGACTAATACTAGCGGTGGAGCAATTCCCATACATCCTGAG TTTGAGGGCTCTACAAGCAATGTGATCGAGAAACCAACAGTAACCGTTTTCATAAATAACAACTTAACCGATGGCTTACAGCTCGGTGTTAAATGTAAAGATAAAACTCATGATATTGGGTATAAAGTAATTAAGTTTGGAGAAGATTACATCTTCAGCTTAAGGCCTAATTTCTTTTTAGATTTAACCTTATACTTTTGTTCATTTACATGGATCAATGGTTTTCATTATTTTGACATTTATGATCAGCAACGAGATCAAAATAATTGCGTTCATGAATGTCATTGGAAAATAAATGCTAATGGACCATGTAAGATCAAAAAGGATTCTATACAATGTTTTCCATGGAAATCGTTGAAATACAGTGAAGAGAAGAAATCTCTTAATGTGTAA
- the LOC140919805 gene encoding uncharacterized protein, translating into MFPPVVKDKTKGAPKKGKSKVSKRDKSTKRDPSWWEYMDASVQCSGTNACSTIDTSKVEKLTPRLSVQKLTPRPSVSKVQQPRVLLFKDWFPVEIHKFIDDIIDVGDNGNCGYRAIATLLGMGENCWTFICQQCVIELQEFMSYSEILFSGENYVRQLIHNVYVEQVALKDNWMTLLEMGYVIMG; encoded by the coding sequence ATGTTTCCACCAGTTGTCAAGGATAAAACAAAAGGTGCACCCAAAAAAGGCAAAAGTAAAGTatcaaaaagagataaatcaacCAAGCGTGATCCATCTTGGTGGGAGTATATGGATGCAAGTGTTCAATGTAGTGGTACAAATGCATGTAGCACTATAGATACCAGTAAAGTAGAAAAGCTCACACCTCGACTATCAGTCCAAAAGCTCACACCTCGACCATCAGTTAGCAAAGTTCAACAACCAAGAGTTCTCCTCTTCAAAGATTGGTTTCCAgttgaaattcataaattcataGATGACATTATTGATGTCGGTGATAATGGTAATTGTGGATATCGTGCAATTGCAACTTTACTTGGAATGGGTGAGAACTGTTGGACATTCATCTGTCAACAGTGTGTGATAGAGCTTCAAGAGTTCATGTCTTATTCCGAGATACTATTTAGTGGAGAAAATTATGTTCGACAACTTATACACAATGTGTATGTTGAGCAAGTTGCATTGAAGGATAATTGGATGACACTTCTAGAAATGGGATATGTGATAATGGGATGA